A section of the Deltaproteobacteria bacterium genome encodes:
- the ispD gene encoding 2-C-methyl-D-erythritol 4-phosphate cytidylyltransferase, with protein MRGRVYTIVPAAGSAVRMGLGYSKAYLDISGVPLLVRTLRSLLKSHHIDSITVAVRPNEVDLCVREIVRKYSLQDEVSVIGGGGKRQHTVGELLLRIPADRDIVLIHDGGRPFVSERLIGDVLAGAVKWGAALAAIPATDTVKISDDGGETVTATIRRERVYLAQTPQAFHRDLILAAHKRAMKGSFSATDDASLIEETGHEVRLVEGDPRNIKITTLDDLEPARRILQGGGPGNG; from the coding sequence ATGCGAGGACGCGTTTACACCATCGTACCTGCCGCCGGCTCTGCGGTCCGAATGGGGTTGGGCTACAGCAAGGCATACCTGGACATTTCGGGTGTGCCCCTCCTCGTCCGTACCTTGAGATCACTCCTCAAAAGCCACCACATCGATTCCATTACCGTTGCCGTTCGTCCGAATGAGGTTGACCTGTGCGTGAGGGAGATCGTCCGGAAATATTCACTCCAGGATGAGGTCTCTGTTATCGGCGGGGGTGGAAAGAGGCAGCACACCGTGGGGGAGCTGCTTTTGAGGATCCCGGCGGATCGGGACATTGTTCTGATACATGATGGAGGCAGGCCTTTTGTATCGGAGCGCTTGATCGGCGATGTACTGGCCGGGGCGGTCAAGTGGGGGGCCGCTCTCGCTGCGATTCCGGCTACGGATACCGTAAAAATTTCCGATGATGGGGGTGAGACGGTAACCGCCACCATAAGAAGGGAGAGGGTGTATCTGGCCCAGACACCCCAGGCCTTCCATCGGGATTTAATCCTGGCGGCCCACAAGAGGGCGATGAAGGGGAGTTTTTCCGCCACCGACGACGCGTCCCTGATTGAGGAGACGGGTCATGAGGTCAGGCTCGTGGAGGGAGATCCAAGAAACATCAAGATTACGACTTTGGACGACCTGGAGCCGGCAAGGCGGATTCTTCAGGGGGGAGGGCCGGGTAATGGGTGA